GTGACTGAAGTGGCGgtggggctctgggctgggctccagccccaTCCGGTAACCGGCAGCGGAGCGGGATGCAGCATACTGGTCTTGAGGGCAGGAGGTGGGTGGAGATGGGCTCATCCCTCCCATGAGCGGCTGTCCTCTCCCTCCAGGTGAAGGAGAACAACTACCGGGGCCACGGGGACAGTGTGGATCAGCTCTGCTGGCACCCCAGCAACCCTGACCTCTTCGTCACCGCATCTGGGGACAAAACCATCCGCATCTGGGATGTCCGCACCACCAAGTGCATCGCCACTGTCAATACCAAAGGTGAGTCCTTGCATTCCTGGGAGGGCTGTGGGGTCCTCAGCTGCTGGGGACCCATCTGCAGTGGTGCAGTGCTTTGGACCCTTCCTGTGGGTCTTGGCAATCGGGGCAGCTTTCCCAATTCTTTTTACCTTTGTGTTGCACCCATCTGTAAGGAGCGGCAGTGAATGCGAGGGCTGATTTACTTGGTGCCAGGACTGGAGAAACTACTGATATATGATGCTGACTGTTAAAATGTCCTCTGTACTTGTCTCTGTAGTCTGTGGGCTGCAAGGTTGGAGACTGGGGAAAGACATGGTTGCAGAGAGCCATGGTGGAAGTAGAAGTTTGTGTGGATTCAGACAACAGTTACTTGAATTCATATGCTGGTTAACACAGATGCCATCTCTGCCCTTGTAAATCTCCAGTTTTGAGTTGTCCGGGCTGGAAATGGTATTACTGCAGCCTGCCTTGTTCTTACCCTCATTCATAGGTATTTATTGTTGGCTTCTGCTTTTTTGGGATCTCAAAGATTACTGGATTCAGAGGATCTTTGAGTTGACCTTGTTTGGTGGTTGCTGTGGTCCCATCTTGGCTGAAATGGGAAGGGCAGTGATGCGGTCACATTGGCTTAAAGCTGCAGTTCTGTTAAGTTTGATTTTCAATAACTGTGTTTGCTGGAGAGCTACTATATAGGGTTTGTGTTTTAGACTGCAGACCGGGCAATCTTTCCCATTTGGGAATGGTTTGGAGTTAGTAGAGCATGTTGTGGCCTTGAATCAGGAATGAAAGCTGCCTGTCTGCTTAACTCATGGCTGCTCTGGATTGTTGCGTGGAAGAGGGACCTGCTGCCTTTCTGTCCCTCCAGGGGAGAACATCAACATCTGTTGGAGCCCTGACGGACAGACCATTGCAGTGGGGAACAAGGATGACGTGGTCACTTTTATTGATGCCAAGACGCATCGCTCCAAAGCTGAGGAACAGTTCAAGTTTGAGGTGAACGAGATCTCCTGGAACAACGATAACAACATGTTCTTCCTCACTAATGGAAACGGTTGCATCAACATCCTCAGGTAGGCGCCTGTGGCAGTGGGTGGGCAGGGTAGCTGGGCTGGCTGTGGCAGATACCTGTCTACAAGCCCCTTTGTTGCTTTTGGGGAACTGAAGTCCCATACTCCAGCGATTCTCCACCCTCTGATGGGAACAAACGTGCCTGGAGCTGAGGTTGCCCCAGTTCTGGGCAGGGCTTCCCGAGAGTGACCCTGATGCTTTGCCCCATTCACTCAGCACTCAAGGTTTCCAAGAGTGTGGCCCTGCACCAGCTTGGTTTGCTGGCAGTCCCGCTGTGCCTCGTGCCTGCTCTGCTTGTAGATGAGCACTACGCCCCTCTCACTGcttcctgccctctcccttcttctccacagCTACCCAGAGCTGAAACCCATTCAGTCTATCAACGCTCATCCTTCAAACTGCATCTGCATCAAGTTTGATCCCATGGGGAAGTACTTTGCCACGGGCAGTGCTGACGCATTAGTCAGCCTCTGGGACGTGGATGAACTGGTGTGTGTGAGGTGCTTCTCGAGGTAGGTAGTGCTGTCTCAAAGCTCTTTGCCTCCCCTCTCTGGTGACCGTGCAGATGGCTCACTGCCCGCTTCGCTCTGTTGCTGCAGGCTTGACTGGCCTGTACGAACTCTGAGTTTTAGCCATGATGGGAAGATGCTGGCATCAGCATCAGAAGATCACTTCATTGACATTGCAGAGGTGGAGACAGGTAACGATTTTGCTTTTGGGGAACAGCAAGGAGGGAATTGGATGGAGAAGTGCAGGTGGagctgggagggcactgggtaTATGTGTCTGCTGAGGAAGAGCAGAGTGCCATGAGGGGGAGCCTTTGCCTTGTTAGTCTGCTGTAGATTTGCGTGTCATGTCTGTGCCTTGTCACCAGGTGATTAAAAGGCGCTGAAGCAGCGTttgttcctcctctgccctgtgcGGGAGAGAAGCAGCAGGTGCTTGGCTCTGGTGTATGCTACGAGGCAGTGGAGGGCCGGAGGCTCCCCAGGCTGACGTGGCCCCTTTTCCATGCAGGAGAGAAGCTCTGGGAGGTGCAGTGTGAGTCCCCCACCTTCACAGTGGCCTGGCACCCGAAGAGGCCGCTGCTGGCCTTCGCCTGTGACGACAAAGATGGCAAATACGACAGCAGCCGGGAGGCAGGCACCGTCAAGCTCTTTGGGCTCCCCAATGACTCCTAATGAAACCGCACTGGGGGAGGCAGCGCTTCCCTGCTCTCGGGGGTGGGAGAGTGCTTAATTAGTGTAGGTCGGGGTAAGGAGATGGCTCCCCTCCTTGCCTCCTTGGCAGTGCTGCGACCTTTGGCTTGGCTCTGTGTCCCGCTCTTGGGAGCATTTGTAAAAAAGCAGCTTGTGTgctggggaggatggaggggatTCTAGCAGGGCCCCTCTTGCTGTCTGAGGGTTGCTGCCTCCTctctggggtgtgggggggcttgTTCCAAAGGCAAGTGGCCAAAGAAAGTCAGTCACTGAGGGTGACTGCTGGGGAGGAGCCTCTGTGAGaggagctctgctctggtgacgagggcagccctgggagcacagcctgccccttcccctcccagacATCCCCCGTTCCTTCTGCACACTGGGGCAGTGAGGGGAGGGTAGGAGGGGTGTGAGTTGGGGGATGTTTCCCcagctggggctttttttttttgtatgtgtggttgttttttctaattttgatAAATCCTCTTCTGTAATGAaggtgcctgtggctgctgggggggtgctgagctgctctccctttccctgcctcctcccccttGGCCACGGCGAGGTCCTGGCTGATGAGGGATCTGTATTGGGGCGCTGTCTACCTTGTCCCCCCCGCTTGTCCCCACCTGCTGTCCCGTGCTGTCACCCCACCAGGCGGCGCTGTGCCCCCacgctggggacaggggacatgagGGACACTGCACAGAGGATGGGGACAGCCGCAgggccctgtcctgctcccatcACCCTGCTCCCGCCTGGCAGCACCCCCCAGCATGGGTGCAGCATGGCCGTGGCCCCAGCAGAAGATGCTGCTTGTCCCACGCTACCGGCCCTGGGTGGGTTGGGGTGACGAGTagtgtgtcccctgtccccactccgcagggagagctgtgggggTTGCATTCCACCCCCCGCCTCGGCACGCTGGGTCGCAGGGTCACCGCAGAGGAGGTGCGGGGTCACCGCAGAATTGGTGCAGGCGCACCCTGCCTGTGATGGAGACCTTGCCTGCAAGATCTCTATCATTTCCTACCCTAGTATTTTCTTCTGACAGAAGCTTTTCCAGGTGACTGCTCTGCTGATGCTGCCTGGGTAACAGCTGAGCTCTTTGCTGGTAAATGATGGCAAATCAGTCAAAGCCGAGGCTGGCTCTGGATGGAGGATTTCCAGGGCTGTGCCAAGCCTGGGCACTGCCCGGGGCCCTGCCTTGCTGGGGAACACGATGTGCCCCATTACCCACGGCCTGCCTGTAGCCTCGTGCCCCTGCTTTTGTGGGTCACAGCCTtgcccccgcaccccaaaacGTCCCTTGTACCCCAGGAAAATCCCCAGTCATTCTGTGAGGGGAGTCCCAGAGTTGAGGGGAAGGGGCAGAAGCTTCCCTGTCGTGTCTGTGGGACCCAGGCCCACCAGCACCTGTCCCTTTTACTGTGTCCTCAACCCCATAGAGGGTGCCTGCAGGATGGACACGGGGctgtggggaggcagctggaCTGAGCAGAGCTCGGAGTGTGGCCTCTCCCTTCTCCCTGACTTGGGACCTGTGGCCTCTGGTAGTGTGATGAGCTTCCAGGTCTCAGCACTGAGGGGAATGGAGGGGTGAGGGAGCTGATGCGGGACCCCAGGGAAGCAATGGCTGAGAAGAGGCCAGAGCAATGTACAAATCCCTTTATTTTATTAGTTTGTCAAAGACTAGTTCGAGCAGGATGATCACAGCATGTCTGCGGGGCCCCCAGCTGCCCGCTGCCTCCCGGGGAGGGCCCTGGTGAGCAGCCGGGGGCTGTGGCGGAGGAAGCACAGGGAGGGGGGAGCACGGTGCGgcaagggctgggctggggtgagGGCATACCCCTGTGTGCCCCCTTTGGGGTGCAAGCAGCATCTCCTGGGACGTGCCCGGGGCGCTTGCCCAGGGATCCCTTCCCAGGCCCAGGGGGACCCGTGTGTCCAGCGTCGGGTGGGGGGCAGTCAGGCACTCCCAGCTCGGGACTGGCCCTGCAGCCCTCGGCCCCACACTGGCTTTATTGCAGGGGGCAGAGCGGGGGGCCCCAGCAGCGCGGCGGGGGGCTCTCGGCTTAGCGCcgtgggtggccctggggacagaggggactcggggatgggggggggagcGTGAGCAGCGGACACGAGGACGCATGGAGCGACGGGGCGCACCCTGGCACAGAGACACTAATGCGAGAACGGGGGCCAGCGGGGCCGAGACACGGACGAGGGAGCGgtggggacggggcaggggggaCGAGGCAGGGGGGTCCCTGCCCCACACGTGCCTTTGTACACGGTCGGCGGAGCGCGGCGCCCGCTCCTCCCGGTGCTGAAGTATTGCAGTCTAACTGATATGGCTTTAACTATGGGGCCAGAGATGCGGGGAGAGGGGGGTCCCCTCCAACCCCCCGATGCTGGGGCACACCAGGCAGCCCCGGGGGACCCCCGTGCCCGGGgaccggggatgggggggggggggggggggagctgcgggCAGGGCGCCTGGCTTTGTGCTTTGGGCTTGGCCCAGGGCGGGACGGGACAGGGGGATGGCAGTGCTGGGGACGAGGGCAGGCGAGCAGAGGCCTGCCGGGGTTCcctgggagggcaggaggggcagggcagggggcacGGGCAGCCACCCCGGGGGGGCTGGTAGGGCCTGGGGTGCCCCCAGCCTGCCACGAGGTTACATCAGTGCATTTGGTCCCGGTTCGCCCTGTCCGGCCAGGGCCGCTCCCCTTTGGCACAGCGTGGTGGGGGGGCCCTGCctggacgggacggggcgggttTTTGGTCTGGTCGGggggggagagggcaggagggggtggggagggtgtgTAGGGACCCCCCCGTGGTCAAGGGAACTGATGGAGGGGTCGGAGGGGAGAGGGCGCCCGTGCCCCAGCACCCCATGGCAGGGTTGGTGGTGCTGTTACTTCTTGAACATATCCTGAAGCGGGCCGGGCAGGTACTTGAGGACGGTGTCCAGgatgctctcctcctcctcctcctcctcgtccccaCAGCCTGCCGGGATCGCCTTCTTGGGACGTGTCAGGCTGCCCTCACACGGCTGCTCCAGCGCAGCTTTCTCCTCcgcctccttctcttccttcttcttcagcCCGTACTGTGAGGACACAGGCCCTCAGCAGGGCGGGCAGTGGGTGCTGCCCGTGCTGTGCCCCATGCCCATCACCACCGCCTTGGGCCACCCTCCTCCTTGTCACAGCCCACCTTGTCACGAATCTGCTGCCGGACTTTCTCCCGCTCCGCTTCCATGCGGGCGTGCTTGGCTTTCCGCTCCTCTTCCTGCTGGCGCagggcctcctgcctctcctcctccttcttctgtgCGTCGgggtccttctcctcctcaccccccagcaTCTTGCCCATGTCCTTGGTGGCCCCTGTGCAGCACAAGACCACCGGCCGGTCCTCGAGGGTGCTGCAGCCTGGTGCTGGCTGCTGAAGCCCCTGCAGAGACAGGGAGGGCACGGAGCCCCCCGGCAAGGACAACCGGGGACATCCCCGCGGCCACCCGTGCCGGAACCGGCTGCAGATGGGCTCTGGCGGCTGCGGGGATGGGGAGTGCCGTGGGCTGGCTGCGCTGCCCTAGTTCAGCGTCAGCCGGGGGAGATGCCGGCAGCTCCTTTGACGCTGGCACCCAGGGGACCCGCTGGGGAATCCCACTTAGCGGCAAGAGAGCCGGGATTCCCCAACCAGGCACTGCGGGCGCTGGGAACGAGAGCCCCGGAGGGCTCCGGCAGCAGCTCCCCACTGCCAGTGGCTCTCCCCATGGCTCTGTCCCCCCCACCATGTCCCTCCAACCGTGCTCCCCAGGGTGTCGGGTCGGTGTCGCTCCTGGAGGGGGGACCCTGAGGGAAACAGCACCCACTCACCACCCAGCGCTTGCTTCATGACGAAGTCCATGGTGCCGGTGTGTGCGTGTGGCTAGGCCAGCGCCCAGCGCTCATCCACTGCCGTCCGGGCTCACTGACCAGGGCCACCTGCGCGGGCAGAGAGGGACACGGTCGGGGACACTGTGCCCAGGGTCCCCACCACCCAGGCATGAGGGACAGGActgtccctggggctgcagtTCACACCCTCTGTGTCTCCAGCCCCAAACGCCTTCCAGAGTGGGCAGAGGGAGCTTTTGGGGTCTGTAGGCAGTGTGTGGGCAGATCTGCCTGCTGGCAGTGCCTGCTCCCTTCGGCCCCCTCCTCACATCCCCGCTGGCATTTGGGGACCTGTGGAGGGACCGAGGCAGGGACCCCAGAGCAAGTTtccaccccagcactgccctcGGTGGGGCAGTAAGAGCCCGGGAACCCCAGGGTGCTGCCTGGGGGCTGGCGGGATGGGGACCCACCACGTCACCACCCACTGCGTTGCCTCTGCTTTTGGGGGGGCGGACACAGACCCTGGCTGGGGATCCCAGCGCGGCGCAGTCAGACACGGGGTGCTGCGTGTGTGCCTATCGCAATGCGTGTGCTCTGCAGAGGGCTGGCGAAGAGGCTGTTGGCAGGGTGTGACAGTGTTTGGGGGCTGTAGGGGTTGCGGCGCCTGTGACTCGGTGTGTGCGTGTGATcccgg
This genomic interval from Athene noctua chromosome 12, bAthNoc1.hap1.1, whole genome shotgun sequence contains the following:
- the THOC3 gene encoding THO complex subunit 3; translated protein: MALSPYVQAMQELFRANTRSREFPAHGAKVHSVAWSCCGRRLASGSFDKTASVFLLEKDRLVKENNYRGHGDSVDQLCWHPSNPDLFVTASGDKTIRIWDVRTTKCIATVNTKGENINICWSPDGQTIAVGNKDDVVTFIDAKTHRSKAEEQFKFEVNEISWNNDNNMFFLTNGNGCINILSYPELKPIQSINAHPSNCICIKFDPMGKYFATGSADALVSLWDVDELVCVRCFSRLDWPVRTLSFSHDGKMLASASEDHFIDIAEVETGEKLWEVQCESPTFTVAWHPKRPLLAFACDDKDGKYDSSREAGTVKLFGLPNDS
- the CPLX2 gene encoding complexin-2; amino-acid sequence: MDFVMKQALGGATKDMGKMLGGEEEKDPDAQKKEEERQEALRQQEEERKAKHARMEAEREKVRQQIRDKYGLKKKEEKEAEEKAALEQPCEGSLTRPKKAIPAGCGDEEEEEEESILDTVLKYLPGPLQDMFKK